In Carnobacterium sp. CP1, the following are encoded in one genomic region:
- a CDS encoding YsnF/AvaK domain-containing protein, with protein sequence MSKFVKGSYTSVSEAESAIDGLVAEGYSKTDITLVTNKDMSSSVENEGVDVKTDTDANREDESFWEKIKNVFTVKDYDESDDVLAGYQDDIAKGNIVLLVDGDENRENTLDMDNDTTMTPPIAGVNEPVGTTDFVNPAMGADSSLGVNPSLNAAAGTMGTDDTPLPDDTDLEAADLTAAPLTDVEDHAGHTNEDKEKIRLQKEKLDVHTNEVQTGEVHVDKKVTEETQTVDVPVKHDEITVERHPVAEGETAAGEADLKDESFTIPVKEEQIEVHKRPVVTEEVEIEKETKENMKQVSETVRKEDLDIHTDGDVEIEDNDKKPTDRP encoded by the coding sequence ATGAGTAAATTTGTAAAAGGAAGCTATACATCTGTTTCAGAAGCCGAAAGTGCTATTGATGGGTTAGTTGCTGAAGGATACTCGAAAACAGACATCACATTAGTTACGAATAAAGACATGAGCAGTTCTGTTGAAAATGAAGGTGTCGATGTTAAGACTGATACTGATGCCAATCGCGAAGACGAATCTTTTTGGGAAAAAATTAAAAATGTTTTTACTGTGAAAGATTACGATGAATCGGATGATGTGTTGGCAGGCTATCAAGATGATATTGCTAAAGGAAACATCGTTCTTTTAGTTGATGGTGATGAAAACAGAGAAAACACGCTTGATATGGATAACGACACAACCATGACACCGCCGATAGCAGGGGTAAACGAACCTGTTGGTACAACGGATTTTGTTAATCCTGCAATGGGAGCAGACAGTTCGCTGGGAGTTAACCCTTCACTGAATGCAGCAGCCGGAACGATGGGCACCGACGATACGCCGCTGCCGGATGATACCGACCTTGAGGCGGCTGATTTAACGGCTGCACCTCTAACCGATGTTGAGGATCATGCTGGTCATACAAATGAAGACAAAGAAAAAATTCGCTTACAAAAAGAAAAACTAGATGTGCATACCAATGAAGTTCAAACAGGTGAAGTTCATGTAGATAAAAAAGTGACTGAAGAAACCCAAACTGTGGATGTCCCAGTCAAGCATGATGAAATCACGGTAGAACGACATCCGGTCGCTGAAGGAGAAACGGCTGCTGGAGAGGCAGACTTGAAAGACGAATCCTTCACGATTCCTGTCAAAGAAGAACAAATCGAAGTTCACAAACGCCCAGTAGTGACAGAAGAAGTTGAAATCGAAAAAGAAACAAAAGAAAATATGAAACAAGTTTCAGAAACGGTTCGAAAAGAAGATTTGGACATTCACACAGACGGAGATGTTGAAATCGAAGATAACGATAAAAAACCGACTGATCGTCCTTAA
- a CDS encoding Dps family protein, with amino-acid sequence MAQTNTEVQGLLNDMVASHGVFITKLYQHHFYVQGPHFFTLHIKFEELYKETTEHFDELAERLIAIGGKPYATLKEFLEHSAIEEKPYTEKVSAEEMVASTVADYRILCDNLEAGIKLTGEAGDDVTQDLLIAYKTGVDKNIWMLQAFLGKDPLEGK; translated from the coding sequence ATGGCTCAAACGAACACTGAAGTACAAGGATTGTTAAACGATATGGTAGCATCTCATGGGGTGTTTATTACGAAACTGTATCAACATCATTTTTATGTACAAGGACCTCACTTCTTTACGCTTCATATAAAATTTGAAGAACTTTATAAAGAAACAACTGAACACTTTGATGAATTAGCAGAACGCTTGATTGCGATCGGCGGCAAACCTTACGCTACGTTAAAAGAATTTTTAGAACACTCTGCTATTGAAGAAAAACCGTATACAGAAAAAGTATCTGCAGAAGAAATGGTGGCTTCTACAGTAGCCGATTACCGCATTCTTTGCGATAATTTAGAAGCTGGTATCAAATTGACTGGCGAAGCCGGAGACGATGTCACACAAGACTTATTGATTGCTTACAAAACAGGCGTCGATAAAAATATCTGGATGCTCCAAGCTTTCCTTGGCAAAGACCCATTAGAAGGCAAATAA
- the cydD gene encoding thiol reductant ABC exporter subunit CydD yields the protein MMDKRLMGLSGMKKIMILLAGISFLQAFMIIFQARFLALSITGLWNGEGLAAQTQAILVFFLAFVGRHFLTLIRERLLDKFAYQKGKELRKELLNQVFSLGPKLVQKSGTGNVVTMALEGIRQVENYITLFLAKLMNMMIIPWLVLIYVFTLDVDSGITMIVVFPIIILFMVILGYAAQEKANRQYATYKVLSNHFVDALQGLETLKLLGLSKRYSKNVHNVSESYRKATMSTLKVAIMSTFALDFFTTLSVALIALTLGLQLLEGAMLLLPALTVLILAPEFFLPVREFSSDYHATLDGKNAMGAILDILEVDVPTNTEVLPAEKANWDETSELIIKDLNVTHDKQHQNALSDINFSWKGYGKIGLIGASGSGKSSFIDTIGGFLQPSEGTAIEINGVEVPHFSQRNWQKEIIYIPQKPYLFHDTLANNIRFYMPEASDEAVLHAAEKAGLSGFIEELPKGLATLIGESGRMMSGGQAQRVSIARAFLDPERKILLFDEPTAHLDIETEVALKESILPLMEKHLVFFSTHRLHWTNEMDYILVLDHGRIVDAGTHEELLAENGAYVDLMNQMRGEKPHE from the coding sequence ATGATGGATAAACGTTTAATGGGTTTATCTGGCATGAAAAAGATTATGATATTGCTTGCAGGGATTTCTTTCCTGCAAGCTTTTATGATTATTTTTCAAGCTCGATTTTTAGCCCTTTCAATTACCGGTTTATGGAACGGTGAAGGATTAGCAGCGCAAACTCAAGCGATACTAGTCTTTTTCTTAGCTTTCGTAGGCCGTCATTTTTTAACTTTGATACGCGAACGCCTGCTTGATAAGTTTGCTTATCAAAAAGGGAAAGAATTAAGAAAAGAATTATTGAATCAAGTTTTTTCTTTAGGGCCAAAATTAGTGCAAAAATCGGGCACAGGAAACGTCGTTACAATGGCTTTAGAAGGCATTCGTCAAGTGGAGAACTACATTACGTTATTCCTTGCTAAGCTGATGAACATGATGATCATTCCTTGGCTGGTTTTAATTTATGTTTTCACACTAGACGTAGATTCAGGGATTACAATGATTGTTGTTTTTCCGATCATCATTCTTTTTATGGTGATTTTAGGCTATGCAGCTCAAGAAAAAGCTAACCGGCAATACGCCACTTATAAAGTGTTGTCGAATCACTTTGTCGATGCTTTGCAAGGCCTGGAGACATTAAAATTATTAGGATTGAGTAAACGATATAGCAAGAACGTTCATAATGTTAGTGAAAGTTATCGCAAAGCTACAATGAGCACATTGAAAGTAGCGATCATGTCCACTTTTGCATTAGATTTCTTTACAACATTATCAGTAGCTTTGATAGCTTTAACGCTAGGGTTACAATTATTAGAAGGTGCTATGTTGTTGCTGCCGGCTTTAACGGTACTTATCTTAGCTCCAGAATTTTTCTTGCCCGTAAGAGAATTTTCTAGTGATTACCATGCAACGTTGGATGGTAAAAATGCGATGGGAGCTATTTTAGATATTTTAGAAGTTGACGTTCCGACGAATACAGAAGTCTTGCCAGCCGAAAAAGCAAATTGGGACGAAACGAGCGAATTGATTATCAAGGACTTAAATGTTACTCATGATAAGCAGCATCAAAATGCTTTGTCTGATATCAATTTTAGCTGGAAAGGGTACGGAAAGATTGGTTTGATTGGAGCAAGCGGTTCAGGAAAGTCTTCTTTTATTGATACGATTGGAGGATTCCTGCAACCGAGTGAAGGAACGGCTATTGAAATAAACGGTGTGGAAGTGCCGCATTTTTCACAGCGAAATTGGCAAAAAGAAATTATTTACATTCCGCAAAAGCCCTATCTTTTCCACGATACACTAGCGAATAATATTCGGTTTTATATGCCGGAAGCAAGCGATGAAGCCGTCTTACACGCTGCTGAAAAAGCTGGTTTGTCTGGATTCATTGAAGAGCTGCCTAAAGGGTTAGCGACTTTGATTGGAGAAAGCGGACGAATGATGAGTGGCGGACAAGCGCAACGGGTTTCGATTGCTCGAGCATTCCTTGATCCCGAACGAAAAATTTTATTGTTTGATGAACCCACGGCTCATTTGGATATTGAAACAGAAGTGGCTTTAAAAGAAAGTATCTTGCCATTGATGGAAAAACATTTAGTCTTCTTTTCAACTCACCGGTTACATTGGACAAATGAAATGGATTATATTTTAGTGCTGGATCATGGTCGAATAGTCGATGCAGGGACTCATGAAGAATTGCTGGCTGAAAATGGAGCTTATGTGGATTTAATGAATCAAATGAGGGGGGAGAAGCCGCATGAATAA
- a CDS encoding dicarboxylate/amino acid:cation symporter, translated as MGKKKLGLVPKLLLAIILGIIFGQLSMLPDFVIQIAVTISSLFSNFLSFIIPLMIIGFVVIGIADLAQGAGKLLGVTTLIAYSSTLLGGFAAYFVATHLFPLFINSDLSTAIQGSAPGLEPLFTIPLEPMLDVTSAIVFSFMFGISISWMRSQNKGETMYHLFGEFNLIITKVLSTVVIPGLPFYIFGNFANLSYAGSVFTILSVFWKVFASVIAMQLTAVALFFIIAGLYAKKNPFTLMKNQVPGYVTAIGTQSSAATIPVNLEVAKKNGVSAQIREFVIPLGATIHLLGSIITIISCVTAVLLMYDLPHQFGMIAGFVAMLGIAMVAAPGAPGGGIMSALPFLTMVGIDPTGTIGNLLVTLYLTQDSFGTAANISGDNAIAVIIDKIYHKYILQKNDSVSVSVENES; from the coding sequence TTGGGAAAGAAGAAGTTGGGTTTGGTGCCCAAGCTTTTATTAGCTATTATATTAGGTATTATTTTCGGACAACTGTCGATGCTGCCTGATTTTGTTATTCAGATTGCCGTAACGATTTCGAGTTTATTCAGCAATTTTTTGTCTTTTATTATTCCATTAATGATCATCGGGTTTGTGGTTATCGGCATTGCTGATTTGGCACAAGGGGCCGGTAAATTGTTAGGCGTGACCACGCTGATCGCTTACAGCTCTACGTTGTTGGGAGGGTTCGCAGCTTATTTTGTGGCTACCCATCTATTTCCTTTGTTTATTAATAGTGATCTCAGCACAGCGATACAAGGAAGTGCTCCAGGATTGGAGCCCCTGTTTACGATACCTTTAGAGCCGATGCTGGATGTAACTTCAGCGATTGTTTTTTCTTTTATGTTTGGCATCAGCATTTCATGGATGAGAAGCCAAAATAAAGGGGAAACCATGTACCATTTATTTGGTGAATTTAACTTGATCATTACTAAGGTCTTGAGCACAGTTGTGATTCCAGGGTTGCCATTTTATATTTTTGGGAATTTTGCAAATTTAAGTTATGCTGGTTCTGTATTCACTATTTTATCTGTTTTTTGGAAAGTTTTTGCGTCTGTGATTGCGATGCAGCTCACTGCAGTGGCTTTGTTTTTTATTATTGCTGGTTTGTATGCCAAAAAGAATCCCTTTACTTTGATGAAGAATCAAGTGCCGGGGTATGTGACGGCTATTGGAACCCAGTCCTCTGCAGCAACGATTCCAGTAAATCTTGAAGTTGCTAAAAAAAATGGGGTGTCCGCTCAAATCCGTGAATTTGTGATTCCTTTAGGTGCCACGATTCATTTATTGGGCAGCATTATTACCATCATTTCCTGCGTAACAGCTGTGTTGCTGATGTATGATTTGCCGCATCAATTCGGCATGATAGCTGGTTTTGTTGCTATGTTGGGCATTGCGATGGTGGCAGCTCCTGGAGCACCTGGCGGCGGGATCATGAGTGCTTTACCCTTTTTGACTATGGTAGGAATCGATCCCACAGGCACAATCGGAAATCTGTTGGTAACTCTGTATCTGACACAAGACAGTTTTGGAACAGCGGCCAATATCTCAGGAGATAACGCTATTGCTGTTATCATAGACAAAATCTACCATAAGTATATTTTACAAAAAAACGACTCTGTTTCCGTTTCTGTGGAAAATGAATCATAA
- a CDS encoding TetR/AcrR family transcriptional regulator gives MAREKKFSTEDIYQEAHSLLMAVGYDKFSFGLLANSLSVSRAAIYKYYTNKDELIYDYMISEMEKMVDDLEKLDWLTDYPAQFQQLFALIFEYGDVHQISFMIPNKQIADDEKMKEKKQRSQLLHKRFFQQIQSFIQTGQTNGYIKKDIPKSIIIELIFHSVTIPDRVGLSQSERAYYLQEIICQGIFEK, from the coding sequence ATGGCTAGAGAAAAGAAATTTTCAACTGAAGACATTTATCAAGAAGCTCATTCGCTTTTAATGGCGGTTGGCTATGATAAGTTTTCATTTGGGTTATTGGCAAATTCATTGAGCGTTTCGCGAGCCGCTATCTACAAATACTATACTAATAAAGACGAATTGATTTACGATTATATGATTTCTGAGATGGAGAAAATGGTAGACGATCTTGAGAAATTGGACTGGTTAACCGATTACCCAGCACAGTTTCAGCAATTATTCGCCTTAATTTTTGAGTATGGGGATGTCCATCAAATTTCGTTTATGATTCCCAATAAACAAATAGCAGACGATGAAAAGATGAAAGAAAAGAAGCAACGATCCCAATTGCTTCATAAACGTTTTTTTCAGCAAATTCAATCATTTATCCAAACGGGACAAACTAATGGGTACATTAAAAAAGATATTCCGAAAAGTATCATTATTGAACTTATTTTCCATAGCGTAACAATCCCTGATCGTGTGGGGTTATCACAATCAGAAAGGGCCTATTATCTGCAAGAAATCATTTGCCAAGGAATCTTTGAAAAATAA
- the cydB gene encoding cytochrome d ubiquinol oxidase subunit II — protein MSGLQFFWFLLIGVLFAGFFFLEGFDFGVGMSTRLLAKDKAEREQLVGTIGPVWDANEVWLITAAGAMFASFPHWYASLFSGYYLILLTILFGLIIRGVSFEFRSKMEGQKGRELWDWTLFIGSVIPPFFFGLMFTSMAAGMPIDEKGNMVATFTDYFTPFSIMGALVLTLLCFLHGLNYIGLKTIGDVHTRAIEYAKKLYIVLFVGLAAFVALLYVSTDFFELQTTATTVIVALMVVLSILATYGVYNGKEFLAFFTSGFTIISLVALLFFGLFPRVMVSSIASANDILIVNASSTPYTLKVMTWLSLTVLPFVLAYQGWTYYVFKNRIKKDDVVKY, from the coding sequence ATGAGTGGATTACAATTCTTTTGGTTTCTATTGATTGGTGTGTTATTTGCCGGCTTCTTCTTCCTTGAAGGTTTCGATTTCGGTGTAGGAATGTCGACCCGTTTACTAGCGAAAGACAAAGCCGAACGTGAACAGCTGGTTGGAACGATTGGACCCGTTTGGGATGCCAATGAAGTTTGGCTGATCACTGCTGCAGGAGCAATGTTTGCGTCTTTTCCACATTGGTATGCATCTTTATTTAGTGGGTATTACCTTATTTTGCTGACTATTTTATTCGGTTTGATTATCCGAGGAGTTTCTTTTGAATTCCGGAGCAAAATGGAAGGACAAAAAGGACGTGAGCTATGGGATTGGACGTTATTTATTGGAAGCGTCATTCCTCCGTTCTTCTTTGGCTTAATGTTCACAAGTATGGCTGCGGGTATGCCGATTGATGAAAAAGGCAATATGGTCGCAACTTTTACAGATTACTTTACGCCATTTTCAATTATGGGAGCCTTGGTCTTAACACTGCTGTGCTTCTTGCATGGTTTGAACTATATCGGTTTAAAAACTATTGGAGATGTGCATACACGAGCGATCGAGTATGCGAAAAAATTGTATATCGTGCTGTTCGTAGGGCTGGCGGCATTTGTAGCCTTGCTTTATGTATCAACAGACTTCTTCGAACTCCAAACGACGGCAACGACTGTAATCGTCGCGTTGATGGTTGTGTTAAGTATTTTAGCAACTTATGGAGTATACAACGGAAAAGAATTTTTAGCTTTTTTCACTAGTGGTTTTACGATCATTAGTTTAGTTGCTTTGTTATTCTTTGGTTTATTCCCGCGTGTGATGGTCAGTTCGATTGCTTCAGCAAATGATATCTTGATTGTTAATGCTTCAAGTACACCATATACACTGAAAGTAATGACTTGGTTGTCATTGACGGTATTGCCATTTGTGTTGGCTTACCAAGGATGGACGTATTATGTATTTAAAAATAGAATCAAGAAAGATGACGTGGTGAAATATTAA
- a CDS encoding cytochrome ubiquinol oxidase subunit I: MTTIFHFFFVPLSIGLGLSVAIMETMYVIKKDEMYKDMAKFWGNIFLLSFAVGVVTGLIQEFQFGMNWSDYSRFVGDIFGSLLAMEALMAFFLESTFIGLWIFGWDKFSKKVHALFMWLVVVGAMLSAFWILVANSFMQHPVGYEINNGRAELNDFGLLLSNPKVWYEFTHVLFGAVLLGGFFVAGLAAFRLIAKKDIEFNKKSLNLGLIIGLVGTVLSIGAGDLQMKALVEDQPMKFAATEGLYEDSGDPASWTLVGWQDTDKNESVWTLEVPYMLSILSYNKPEGSVRGMNTINQELIAEYGDRNYYPPVKTMFWSFRIMAGSGAFLALIAVVGLWFSKRKKTLWDMKWLLYIIGFSMFIPFIANTAGWLVTELGRYPWTVYGLYTIADSVSPNVSAASLLTSNIIYFLLFSILGGVMAYFVRKEVKHGPYHIQESENEINRKNDDPFEKEAFK; the protein is encoded by the coding sequence ATGACAACAATTTTTCACTTTTTCTTTGTTCCCTTGTCAATCGGATTAGGATTATCTGTTGCTATTATGGAAACAATGTATGTCATCAAAAAAGATGAAATGTACAAAGATATGGCGAAATTTTGGGGAAATATATTCTTGTTAAGTTTTGCAGTTGGGGTAGTGACCGGTCTGATCCAGGAGTTTCAGTTTGGAATGAACTGGTCGGATTACTCTCGTTTTGTTGGAGATATTTTTGGATCATTGTTGGCCATGGAAGCTTTGATGGCGTTTTTCTTGGAATCAACTTTTATCGGCCTATGGATATTCGGCTGGGACAAATTCAGCAAAAAAGTTCATGCTTTGTTTATGTGGCTAGTTGTTGTAGGAGCGATGTTATCAGCTTTTTGGATCTTAGTAGCGAACAGCTTCATGCAACACCCAGTCGGCTATGAAATCAATAATGGCCGGGCCGAATTAAACGATTTTGGGTTATTGTTATCCAATCCGAAAGTTTGGTATGAATTTACACACGTATTGTTTGGGGCAGTCTTGCTTGGCGGATTCTTTGTAGCTGGACTTGCAGCGTTTAGATTGATTGCTAAAAAAGATATTGAATTCAACAAGAAATCTCTAAATTTGGGATTGATTATTGGTTTAGTCGGAACAGTTTTATCTATTGGTGCTGGAGATTTGCAAATGAAAGCATTGGTAGAAGATCAGCCAATGAAATTTGCTGCAACTGAGGGTCTCTATGAAGACTCAGGAGATCCCGCTTCTTGGACTTTAGTAGGTTGGCAAGATACAGACAAAAATGAATCTGTTTGGACACTTGAGGTTCCTTATATGTTAAGTATCTTATCTTATAATAAACCTGAAGGCAGCGTTCGGGGAATGAATACGATCAATCAAGAATTAATTGCTGAATACGGCGATAGAAATTATTATCCGCCCGTTAAAACCATGTTCTGGAGTTTTAGAATCATGGCCGGCAGCGGAGCATTCTTGGCGTTAATAGCTGTAGTAGGTTTATGGTTCAGCAAACGCAAAAAAACGTTATGGGATATGAAGTGGTTGCTGTACATCATTGGTTTCAGCATGTTTATTCCCTTTATTGCAAATACAGCTGGTTGGTTAGTGACTGAATTAGGACGTTATCCGTGGACTGTTTACGGACTATATACAATTGCCGACAGTGTTTCGCCGAACGTTTCTGCAGCTTCATTGCTGACAAGTAATATTATTTACTTCTTGCTGTTTTCTATTCTTGGAGGCGTTATGGCTTACTTTGTAAGAAAAGAAGTAAAACATGGACCGTATCATATTCAAGAAAGCGAAAATGAAATCAACAGAAAAAATGATGACCCGTTTGAAAAGGAGGCGTTTAAATAA
- a CDS encoding ABC transporter permease: MFLALKELTYSKGRFMMISLIIMLIAWLVFILAGLGNGLSDLGAATLKYADVDYAVFEEKSDFAFSKSMLPESLADDVMEEKGVEAVAPIGTASASVRKTGSEQSEAAKVDVLLAGIRPGSFMEPKVTSGNALQADDPSGVIVDDSLKKDGFQIGDTLTISGSVEELTIVGFTKNQTLSHQPVVFTSLEKFRMYKYAAPGSDNGIKDVVNSVMVQGKDVDPEKLEQSIDGIEVGTKKETINAVPGYTAENGTIMMMLGFLIVISAIVIAVFFYILTNQKAHQFGVMKAIGASNWFVIKSVISQVFILSLISILIGVGLTYATAAILPDSMPFNLEGQLVVTYSLILLLISVASSLFSVLKIAKIDPLTALGRVE, encoded by the coding sequence ATGTTTTTAGCATTAAAAGAATTAACGTACTCGAAAGGTCGGTTCATGATGATCAGTTTGATCATCATGTTGATTGCTTGGTTAGTATTTATTTTAGCGGGCTTAGGCAACGGATTATCAGATTTAGGAGCGGCCACATTAAAATATGCTGATGTGGACTATGCTGTCTTTGAAGAAAAGTCTGATTTTGCTTTTTCTAAATCAATGCTGCCTGAATCATTAGCAGATGACGTGATGGAAGAAAAAGGAGTAGAAGCGGTCGCTCCAATAGGAACAGCATCTGCTTCAGTCCGTAAAACTGGCAGCGAACAATCAGAAGCTGCAAAAGTCGATGTTTTACTGGCAGGCATTCGCCCAGGTTCTTTTATGGAACCTAAAGTTACTTCAGGTAATGCACTACAAGCCGACGACCCTTCAGGTGTGATCGTAGATGACTCTTTGAAAAAAGATGGTTTTCAAATAGGCGATACCTTAACCATCAGCGGCTCTGTTGAAGAACTGACTATCGTCGGGTTTACTAAAAATCAAACGTTGAGTCATCAGCCCGTTGTTTTTACATCATTAGAGAAGTTCCGTATGTATAAATATGCTGCTCCAGGTTCGGATAACGGCATTAAAGATGTCGTGAATAGTGTGATGGTTCAAGGGAAAGATGTCGATCCTGAAAAACTTGAACAATCGATCGATGGCATTGAAGTTGGGACTAAAAAAGAAACCATCAATGCAGTACCAGGTTATACAGCAGAAAATGGAACCATTATGATGATGTTAGGTTTCTTGATCGTCATTTCAGCAATTGTGATTGCCGTTTTCTTCTATATATTAACCAATCAAAAAGCTCACCAATTTGGAGTGATGAAAGCTATCGGCGCAAGCAACTGGTTTGTGATCAAATCTGTGATTTCGCAAGTCTTTATCTTATCATTGATCAGTATCTTGATTGGCGTGGGATTGACTTACGCAACAGCGGCTATTTTGCCTGATTCCATGCCCTTTAATTTAGAAGGACAATTGGTCGTTACGTATAGTTTGATTTTATTGTTGATCAGTGTGGCCAGTTCGTTGTTTTCTGTATTGAAAATTGCCAAAATTGACCCACTAACAGCTTTAGGGAGGGTGGAATAA
- a CDS encoding ABC transporter ATP-binding protein — MTGLQLINVSKQYKEGEFKTTALNQVSLTVEPGEFVAIIGPSGSGKSTFLSIAGALLQPSQGDVLINGVNISTLKEKQLSEIRLNQIGFILQTSNLIPYLTVLDQLLVVKKMKGSVAASDKSYAADLLKDLGLEHKLKKYPNELSGGERQRVAIARSFMNDPDIILADEPTANLDTNRAYEVVKLIAEEVKARNKAAIMVTHDERMLVDCDRVFRIEDGLLTQA, encoded by the coding sequence ATGACAGGATTACAATTAATTAATGTTTCAAAACAATATAAAGAAGGCGAATTTAAGACGACGGCGTTGAATCAAGTCTCTTTAACAGTGGAGCCGGGCGAGTTCGTTGCGATCATCGGTCCTTCAGGTTCTGGAAAAAGCACCTTTTTATCGATTGCCGGTGCTTTATTGCAACCTTCCCAAGGTGATGTTCTGATCAACGGGGTCAATATCTCAACGTTAAAAGAAAAACAATTATCGGAAATCCGTTTGAATCAAATCGGATTTATTTTACAAACGTCAAATCTTATTCCTTATTTAACGGTTTTAGATCAATTGCTGGTAGTGAAGAAAATGAAGGGTTCTGTTGCTGCAAGCGACAAATCCTATGCAGCAGACCTATTAAAAGATTTAGGCTTAGAACACAAACTCAAAAAATATCCCAATGAATTGTCTGGCGGAGAACGGCAAAGAGTAGCAATCGCTCGTTCCTTTATGAATGATCCGGATATTATTCTGGCAGATGAACCAACGGCTAACCTAGACACCAATAGAGCTTATGAAGTGGTGAAGTTAATCGCTGAAGAAGTTAAAGCTCGGAATAAAGCGGCGATCATGGTAACACATGATGAACGAATGTTAGTAGATTGTGACCGCGTCTTTCGAATTGAAGATGGTTTGCTGACACAAGCATAA